One stretch of Monomorium pharaonis isolate MP-MQ-018 chromosome 10, ASM1337386v2, whole genome shotgun sequence DNA includes these proteins:
- the LOC105839665 gene encoding LIM/homeobox protein Awh isoform X1, whose product MKTEMEAEPKCADGVLCPKVNNNKNNNNNNNNNNNNNNTSNNNNNVAVAKKSAGDSGYGDAMEMDCGGCGESVRERTVLCVGGRTYHSRCLKCCACARPLHDQHSCFLRGRLLYCRHDYALTFGAKCAKCGRSVGAGDWVRRAKDRVYHLACFACDACSRQLSTGEQFALLDTRLLCKAHYLDVVEGNNTSSSEDCDSEHGGKGSKTKRVRTTFTEEQLAVLQANFQMDSNPDGQDLERIAQVTGLSKRVTQVWFQNSRARQKKHSGKIKTQMHHSPPMHHHPVDLYPSGINVVGAYLGGYQVSNAGSESPGSPLTPLTPLTPLTPTTPNHLQAQFCHPAG is encoded by the exons ACTGAAATGGAGGCGGAGCCCAAATGCGCGGACGGCGTCTTGTGTCCGAAggttaataacaataaaaacaacaacaacaacaataacaacaacaataataataataacaccAGTAACAACAATAACAACGTTGCCGTCGCGAAGAAAAGCGCCGGTGATAGCGGATACGGAGATGCTATGGAGATGGACTGCGGCGGCTGTGGGGAGAGTGTACGCGAGCGCACCGTCTTGTGCGTAGGGGGTCGTACCTACCACTCCAGATGCCTAAAGTGTTGCGCCTGTGCAAGGCCCCTGCACGACCAACACTCGTGCTTCCTGCGCGGCAGGCTGCTCTACTGCAGACACGATTACGCCCT AACGTTCGGCGCGAAGTGCGCGAAATGCGGGCGCAGCGTGGGCGCTGGGGACTGGGTGAGGAGGGCTAAGGACAGGGTGTACCACTTGGCCTGCTTCGCCTGCGACGCCTGCTCTCGTCAGCTGTCTACGGGCGAGCAATTCGCGCTGCTAGACACCCGGCTACTCTGCAAGGCCCACTATCTGGACGTAGTCGAGGGTAACAATACCTCCTCGTCGGAGGATTGCGATTCCGAGCACGGCGGCAAGGGCAGCAAGACGAAGCGCGTGAGGACGACCTTCACCGAGGAGCAACTCGCGGTCTTGCAGGCCAACTTCCAGATGGACAGCAATCCCGACGGGCAGGACCTCGAGAGGATAGCCCAGGTGACCGGTCTCAGTAAAAGGGTCACGCAGGTTTGGTTTCAGAACTCGCGGGCGAGGCAGAAGAAGCACAGCGGCAAAATCAAGACTCAGA TGCATCACTCGCCGCCGATGCACCATCACCCGGTCGACCTGTATCCCAGTGGGATCAACGTGGTCGGCGCTTATCTCGGTGGTTATCAGGTCAGCAATGCCGGTAGTGAGAGCCCGGGTAGCCCGTTGACGCCCCTCACACCTCTGACTCCGCTCACGCCGACAACGCCGAACCACTTGCAGGCCCAATTCTGTCATCCAGCAGGATAA
- the LOC105839665 gene encoding LIM/homeobox protein Awh isoform X2 — protein sequence MEAEPKCADGVLCPKVNNNKNNNNNNNNNNNNNNTSNNNNNVAVAKKSAGDSGYGDAMEMDCGGCGESVRERTVLCVGGRTYHSRCLKCCACARPLHDQHSCFLRGRLLYCRHDYALTFGAKCAKCGRSVGAGDWVRRAKDRVYHLACFACDACSRQLSTGEQFALLDTRLLCKAHYLDVVEGNNTSSSEDCDSEHGGKGSKTKRVRTTFTEEQLAVLQANFQMDSNPDGQDLERIAQVTGLSKRVTQVWFQNSRARQKKHSGKIKTQMHHSPPMHHHPVDLYPSGINVVGAYLGGYQVSNAGSESPGSPLTPLTPLTPLTPTTPNHLQAQFCHPAG from the exons ATGGAGGCGGAGCCCAAATGCGCGGACGGCGTCTTGTGTCCGAAggttaataacaataaaaacaacaacaacaacaataacaacaacaataataataataacaccAGTAACAACAATAACAACGTTGCCGTCGCGAAGAAAAGCGCCGGTGATAGCGGATACGGAGATGCTATGGAGATGGACTGCGGCGGCTGTGGGGAGAGTGTACGCGAGCGCACCGTCTTGTGCGTAGGGGGTCGTACCTACCACTCCAGATGCCTAAAGTGTTGCGCCTGTGCAAGGCCCCTGCACGACCAACACTCGTGCTTCCTGCGCGGCAGGCTGCTCTACTGCAGACACGATTACGCCCT AACGTTCGGCGCGAAGTGCGCGAAATGCGGGCGCAGCGTGGGCGCTGGGGACTGGGTGAGGAGGGCTAAGGACAGGGTGTACCACTTGGCCTGCTTCGCCTGCGACGCCTGCTCTCGTCAGCTGTCTACGGGCGAGCAATTCGCGCTGCTAGACACCCGGCTACTCTGCAAGGCCCACTATCTGGACGTAGTCGAGGGTAACAATACCTCCTCGTCGGAGGATTGCGATTCCGAGCACGGCGGCAAGGGCAGCAAGACGAAGCGCGTGAGGACGACCTTCACCGAGGAGCAACTCGCGGTCTTGCAGGCCAACTTCCAGATGGACAGCAATCCCGACGGGCAGGACCTCGAGAGGATAGCCCAGGTGACCGGTCTCAGTAAAAGGGTCACGCAGGTTTGGTTTCAGAACTCGCGGGCGAGGCAGAAGAAGCACAGCGGCAAAATCAAGACTCAGA TGCATCACTCGCCGCCGATGCACCATCACCCGGTCGACCTGTATCCCAGTGGGATCAACGTGGTCGGCGCTTATCTCGGTGGTTATCAGGTCAGCAATGCCGGTAGTGAGAGCCCGGGTAGCCCGTTGACGCCCCTCACACCTCTGACTCCGCTCACGCCGACAACGCCGAACCACTTGCAGGCCCAATTCTGTCATCCAGCAGGATAA